A region of Rattus rattus isolate New Zealand chromosome 7, Rrattus_CSIRO_v1, whole genome shotgun sequence DNA encodes the following proteins:
- the Itgb1bp1 gene encoding integrin beta-1-binding protein 1 produces the protein MFRKGKKRHSSSSSQSSEISTKSKSVDSSLGGLSRSSTVASLDTDSTKSSGQSNSNLDTCAEFRIKYVGAIEKLAVSEGKSLEGPLDLINYIDVAQQDGKLPFVPMEEEFILGVSKYGIKVSTTDQHGVLHRHALYLIIRMVCYDDGLGAGKSLLALKTTDASNEEYSLWVYQCNSLEQAQAICKVLSTAFDSVLTSDKS, from the exons ATGTTTCGCAAAGGCAAGAAgagacacagcagcagcagttcCCAGAGCAGTGAAATCAGTACAAAGAGCAAG tCTGTGGATTCCAGCCTTGGAGGGCTTTCAAGATCCAGCACCGTCGCCAGCCTCGATACAGACTCCACTAAAAGCTCAG GACAAAGTAACAGCAATTTAGACACGTGTGCTGAGTTCCGAATAAAGTACGTTGGTGCCATCGAGAAACTGGCTGTGTCTGAGGGGAAGAGCCTCGAAGGACCACTAGACCTGATAAATTACATAGATGTCGCCCAG CAAGATGGAAAGTTGCCTTTTGTTCCCATGGAAGAGGAGTTTATTCTGGGCGTTTCTAAGTACGGCATAAAAGTCTCGACCACGGATCAGCAT GGTGTTCTGCATAGGCATGCCCTGTATTTAATCATCCGGATGGTGTGTTACGATGATGGCCTGGGAGCTGGGAAGAGCTTGCTGGCACTCAAGACCACCGATGCAAGCAATGAAGAATACAGCCTGTGGGTTTACCAGTGTAACAGCCTG GAACAAGCCCAAGCAATCTGCAAGGTCTTATCCACAGCGTTTGACTCCGTGTTGACCTCTGACAAGTCCTAA